One Azoarcus sp. DN11 DNA segment encodes these proteins:
- a CDS encoding transposase → MRARRRAAPARTSNARRAKWKQPSSALRNNKRLHRFTLRGRSRVDGQWKLYCLVHNIEKLAHHGYAQ, encoded by the coding sequence ATGCGAGCAAGACGTAGAGCGGCACCCGCACGGACTTCGAACGCGAGGCGGGCAAAATGGAAGCAGCCGTCAAGCGCGCTGAGAAACAACAAGCGCCTGCACCGGTTCACGCTGCGCGGGCGCTCCCGCGTCGACGGGCAATGGAAGCTTTACTGTCTGGTGCACAACATCGAGAAACTGGCGCACCACGGGTATGCGCAATGA
- a CDS encoding TIGR03747 family integrating conjugative element membrane protein: protein MSDPAVAAQRQQQRQQGLIAGLVTLPFRFFGVLCGALLLCILIECVGMHFFWPDQGWRHAQGMLHYELDQLSTHFTRSALVDEPGRTAHRLVEQGYDWLFVKSGLLDWIRDASAQASAPSRSSGRDFRYYLSRAYVWTEGYLIAAAFTTLTFILRLLVLVLTLPLLLLAAFVGLVEGLVRRDIRKFGAGRESGFVYHRAKAALMPLAVLPWVVYLALPVSVNPLPILLPSAALLSVAVCIAAATFKKYL from the coding sequence ATGAGCGATCCGGCCGTCGCGGCACAGCGCCAGCAGCAACGACAGCAGGGGCTGATCGCCGGCCTGGTCACGCTGCCGTTCCGCTTCTTCGGCGTGCTGTGCGGCGCGCTGCTGCTGTGCATCCTGATCGAGTGCGTCGGCATGCACTTCTTCTGGCCCGATCAGGGCTGGCGCCACGCACAGGGCATGCTGCACTACGAGTTGGATCAGCTCTCCACGCATTTCACGCGCAGCGCGCTGGTGGATGAGCCGGGGCGCACCGCGCACCGGCTGGTCGAGCAGGGCTACGACTGGCTGTTCGTGAAGAGCGGATTGCTCGATTGGATACGCGACGCCTCGGCCCAGGCCAGTGCTCCTAGCCGGAGCAGCGGCCGCGACTTCCGCTACTACCTCAGCCGGGCCTACGTCTGGACCGAGGGCTACTTGATCGCTGCCGCCTTCACCACGCTGACCTTCATCCTCCGGCTGCTGGTCCTTGTGCTGACGCTGCCGCTGCTCTTGCTCGCGGCTTTCGTCGGCCTGGTCGAAGGGCTGGTGCGGCGCGACATCCGCAAGTTCGGTGCTGGGCGGGAATCCGGCTTTGTCTATCACCGAGCGAAGGCTGCGCTGATGCCGCTGGCCGTGCTGCCGTGGGTGGTCTACCTCGCTCTGCCGGTGAGCGTGAATCCGCTGCCGATCTTGCTGCCCAGCGCTGCGCTGCTCAGCGTGGCCGTGTGCATCGCGGCGGCAACGTTCAAGAAGTACCTATAG
- a CDS encoding IS1182 family transposase, translated as MSRFRPIDRQTDYLLPPSVQDWLPESHLARYVVDVVDGLDLSELERAYAGRGSDAYHPALLLSLLIYGYATGTHSSRKIERATYDSLAFRFIACDQHPDHDTLASFRRRFGEQFADIFVQVLQVARENRLSRFGTVSLDGSKIHAHASRHSALSYGHAEKIEAQLKAEVQEMLKLAEAADQSSVPEGVDLPAEIARREARLAAIAAAKAKIEARAAERFAHEQAEYEAKMAKRQAKQAATGKKPGGKPPKPPQAGPGAEDQINLTDEDSRIMKVAGGGFEQCYNAQAVVDTESMLVMVPHVTQAGNDKEQVEPMLTRIGALPEGLNRPEQLLADTGFFSERNVQCCQDAGVEPLIAVGRDEHHPDWRSRFDEPAPLERSASHVEQMKHALKTRAGRAAYALRKQTVEPVFGIIKSVMGFRQFLLRGLDNVCNEWTLVCLAWNFKRMAVLRPQ; from the coding sequence GTGAGCCGCTTCCGCCCGATCGACCGCCAAACGGACTACCTGCTGCCGCCGTCGGTGCAGGACTGGCTACCCGAATCGCACCTGGCGCGCTACGTGGTCGATGTGGTCGACGGGCTGGACCTGTCGGAACTGGAGCGAGCCTACGCCGGCCGTGGAAGCGACGCCTACCATCCGGCGCTGCTGCTGTCGCTGCTGATCTACGGCTACGCGACGGGGACGCACTCGAGCCGCAAGATCGAGCGGGCCACCTACGATTCGCTGGCCTTCCGCTTCATCGCCTGCGACCAGCACCCGGACCATGACACCTTGGCGAGCTTCCGGCGCCGCTTCGGCGAGCAGTTCGCCGATATCTTCGTGCAGGTACTGCAAGTGGCGCGTGAGAATCGGCTCTCGCGCTTTGGCACGGTGAGTCTGGACGGCTCCAAGATCCACGCCCACGCCAGTCGGCACAGCGCGCTCTCCTACGGACACGCCGAAAAGATCGAAGCCCAGCTCAAGGCCGAAGTGCAGGAAATGCTCAAGCTGGCCGAAGCGGCCGATCAAAGCAGCGTGCCCGAAGGCGTGGATCTGCCGGCGGAAATTGCGCGTCGCGAAGCGCGGCTGGCCGCCATCGCCGCCGCCAAGGCCAAGATCGAGGCGCGCGCCGCCGAACGCTTCGCGCACGAGCAGGCCGAGTACGAGGCCAAGATGGCCAAACGCCAAGCCAAGCAGGCGGCCACGGGCAAGAAGCCCGGTGGCAAGCCCCCCAAGCCGCCCCAGGCGGGTCCGGGCGCCGAGGACCAGATCAATCTCACCGACGAGGACTCGCGCATCATGAAAGTGGCCGGCGGCGGCTTCGAGCAGTGCTACAACGCCCAGGCGGTGGTCGATACCGAATCGATGCTGGTGATGGTCCCCCACGTCACCCAGGCGGGCAACGACAAGGAGCAGGTCGAACCGATGCTGACGCGCATCGGCGCCTTGCCCGAAGGGCTCAATCGGCCCGAACAACTGCTGGCCGACACCGGTTTCTTCAGCGAACGCAACGTCCAGTGCTGCCAGGACGCCGGGGTCGAACCGCTGATCGCCGTGGGGCGTGATGAGCACCATCCCGATTGGCGCAGCCGCTTCGACGAACCCGCGCCGCTCGAGCGCTCAGCCAGCCACGTCGAACAGATGAAGCACGCCCTCAAGACCCGCGCGGGCCGCGCGGCCTACGCGCTCAGGAAACAGACGGTAGAGCCGGTGTTCGGCATCATCAAGTCAGTGATGGGCTTCCGCCAGTTTCTGCTGCGGGGCTTGGACAACGTGTGCAACGAATGGACCCTGGTGTGCCTGGCGTGGAACTTCAAGCGCATGGCCGTATTGCGTCCGCAGTGA
- a CDS encoding DUF1302 family protein yields MKTARDISRPKLSVLAAALSLTVGGAVQAADENLPDLASSTTPWVADVYYENHTARRSRAGLAKFRNTLQVEADRQMGDGWAFRGILRGSWDGVYQLNKDEYGRNAGGAITLENTAAPLLPPVPTTAGTPLNLTQVPHGGGINNPIGTAIGLPPTNALGFDLAANPNDGMRVLGDRWHRPERGAVFGVPVRPCDRDSRGCRDFGGYGDLNLRELETPEFNDRLDFLREFYAKKTFPLADGTELFLKLGRQQVVWGRTDLFRVLDVINPVDYSRNNIYDELQDIRIPMWIAQAEYRMGASESMQDRNVQVVWNFDKFRPNNLGQCGTPNVMLDAACFFRGFANLWDNGGTVANFSPVPAGTAGAWAATDFGPHQIGVRKVHLPAWSLSNTQLGVKYEGITQGGLAFSLNALTYRSQLPSLHAFSAGAVNPFTGGTGNTTPPAAGVPVSHLIAFDIHYPRVNLVGGSLDFQIPDANAAIRMEGALTHGEEFVNTARRELYSKNRVLRTVIGVDRPTFIPFISTTRATQISAQLFWQHIIDHERHDGPLGTVGIVDWEDNFIGTLLIKGFLAGDRVSPQVMVARDFRAKALTVAPQIEWSVTDDFKVTLGANFKYTNGSSHYKFDDARSFNPYPPFTTYTAAGQPFVPGSAGLPGFEPTARFRAGPIGTAVAEDDIYVMVRYKF; encoded by the coding sequence ATGAAGACAGCAAGGGATATTTCGCGCCCGAAATTGAGCGTTCTCGCCGCCGCACTGTCGCTGACAGTGGGTGGGGCGGTGCAGGCAGCGGATGAAAATCTTCCGGATCTGGCTAGCAGCACAACGCCATGGGTCGCCGACGTGTATTACGAAAACCACACCGCGCGGCGGAGTCGGGCGGGGCTCGCGAAGTTCCGCAACACCCTGCAGGTCGAAGCCGACAGGCAGATGGGAGACGGCTGGGCTTTTCGCGGCATCCTGCGCGGTAGCTGGGATGGCGTGTATCAGTTGAACAAGGATGAGTACGGGCGCAACGCAGGTGGCGCGATCACGCTCGAGAACACAGCGGCACCGTTGTTGCCGCCTGTGCCGACGACCGCCGGCACGCCTCTCAACCTGACGCAGGTGCCGCACGGCGGCGGGATCAACAACCCGATCGGCACAGCGATCGGCTTGCCGCCGACTAACGCTTTGGGCTTCGATCTGGCGGCGAATCCGAACGATGGCATGCGCGTGCTGGGCGACCGTTGGCACAGGCCCGAGCGGGGCGCGGTCTTCGGCGTCCCAGTCCGGCCGTGCGACCGCGATTCGCGAGGCTGCCGCGACTTCGGCGGCTACGGGGATCTGAATCTGCGGGAACTCGAGACGCCGGAGTTCAACGATCGGCTCGATTTCCTGCGCGAATTTTATGCGAAGAAGACATTTCCGCTCGCCGATGGCACTGAGCTTTTCCTGAAGCTCGGTCGGCAGCAGGTGGTGTGGGGGCGCACCGATCTGTTCCGCGTGCTCGATGTCATCAATCCGGTCGACTACTCGCGCAACAATATTTACGATGAGTTGCAGGATATCCGCATCCCGATGTGGATCGCGCAGGCCGAGTACCGTATGGGCGCGAGCGAGTCGATGCAGGACCGCAACGTGCAGGTAGTGTGGAATTTCGACAAATTCCGGCCGAACAACCTCGGACAGTGCGGCACTCCGAACGTGATGCTCGACGCGGCTTGTTTCTTCCGCGGCTTCGCGAACCTGTGGGACAACGGGGGAACCGTTGCGAACTTCAGTCCCGTTCCGGCGGGGACTGCCGGCGCCTGGGCTGCGACGGATTTCGGGCCGCATCAGATCGGCGTCCGCAAAGTGCATCTGCCCGCGTGGTCGCTCTCGAACACGCAACTGGGCGTCAAGTACGAGGGGATCACGCAGGGCGGCCTCGCGTTTTCCCTGAATGCGCTGACCTACCGTTCGCAACTTCCAAGCCTGCATGCGTTCAGCGCTGGCGCCGTGAACCCCTTCACCGGCGGGACGGGCAATACGACCCCTCCGGCGGCCGGTGTTCCGGTGAGCCACCTGATCGCGTTCGACATCCATTACCCGCGGGTGAACCTCGTTGGCGGTTCGCTGGATTTCCAGATTCCCGATGCGAATGCAGCCATTCGTATGGAAGGCGCGCTGACGCATGGCGAGGAGTTCGTGAACACCGCGCGGCGCGAGTTGTACTCGAAGAACAGGGTGCTGCGCACCGTTATCGGAGTCGACCGGCCGACCTTCATTCCGTTCATCAGCACGACGCGGGCAACGCAGATTTCTGCGCAGTTGTTCTGGCAGCACATAATCGATCACGAACGACATGATGGCCCGCTTGGTACGGTGGGCATCGTCGATTGGGAAGACAACTTCATCGGCACGCTGCTGATCAAGGGATTCCTCGCCGGGGATCGGGTCAGCCCGCAGGTGATGGTGGCACGCGACTTCCGTGCCAAGGCACTCACCGTCGCGCCTCAGATCGAGTGGAGCGTCACCGACGACTTCAAGGTCACCCTCGGTGCCAACTTTAAATATACGAACGGGAGTAGCCACTACAAGTTCGACGACGCCCGTTCGTTCAACCCCTATCCGCCCTTCACGACCTATACGGCCGCGGGCCAGCCGTTTGTCCCGGGATCGGCGGGCTTGCCTGGTTTCGAGCCGACCGCACGCTTCCGCGCCGGACCGATCGGAACAGCGGTTGCGGAAGACGATATCTACGTGATGGTTCGCTACAAGTTCTGA
- a CDS encoding YCF48-related protein yields MNIEAKPWYPTILEVSLCMMLAGCGVSAGTSNISAASSAVIKRSDAFQAVADNGKTTIVVGANGVVLTSNDRGVSWTRQQLDSSSSFIGVTACPDGSFAALDFFHRVWAADAAGGEWLARAIDEPVNPLAITCDATNRLWVVGSGSTIASSVDQGANWNMTVVGDDAMLASVQFLDEREGFVTGEFGAVYRTVDGGATWEALPKISDEFYPYAAVFVDRQRGWVAGLAGVVMQTTDGGQSWIKQVNEAGAPIYGLSLDGGGAPVGVGINGLVFRLSGDQWKVADARRTTYLRAAMQLGEGRVLLAGGAGGVEVTTLVGDHKATANN; encoded by the coding sequence ATGAATATCGAGGCGAAGCCATGGTACCCCACGATTCTCGAGGTATCGCTTTGCATGATGCTTGCGGGATGCGGTGTATCGGCAGGTACGTCGAACATCAGCGCCGCCAGCTCTGCCGTAATCAAGCGGTCCGATGCCTTTCAGGCGGTTGCGGACAACGGGAAGACGACCATCGTGGTCGGCGCCAACGGCGTTGTGCTGACGTCCAATGATCGTGGCGTGAGTTGGACGCGACAACAACTGGATTCGAGTAGCTCGTTCATTGGTGTGACAGCCTGTCCGGACGGGAGCTTTGCTGCGCTGGATTTCTTTCATCGCGTGTGGGCCGCCGACGCGGCCGGTGGTGAATGGCTGGCTCGCGCGATCGACGAACCCGTCAACCCGCTCGCGATCACCTGCGACGCGACGAACCGCCTTTGGGTCGTCGGCAGCGGGAGCACGATTGCATCGAGTGTCGACCAGGGCGCGAACTGGAATATGACCGTTGTCGGCGACGACGCAATGCTCGCCAGCGTTCAGTTCCTCGACGAGCGCGAAGGTTTCGTTACCGGTGAATTCGGTGCGGTTTACCGCACCGTCGATGGCGGCGCGACATGGGAGGCACTGCCGAAGATCAGTGACGAGTTCTATCCGTATGCGGCTGTGTTCGTTGACCGTCAGCGAGGTTGGGTGGCGGGGCTCGCCGGGGTGGTCATGCAGACCACCGACGGCGGACAGAGCTGGATCAAGCAGGTCAATGAGGCGGGTGCGCCGATATACGGTTTGTCGCTGGACGGTGGTGGCGCGCCGGTGGGCGTAGGGATCAACGGTCTCGTGTTCCGGCTGAGCGGCGATCAGTGGAAGGTCGCCGATGCGCGCAGGACGACGTATTTGCGCGCCGCGATGCAGCTCGGCGAAGGGCGGGTTCTTCTCGCGGGTGGGGCAGGGGGCGTGGAGGTGACGACGCTCGTCGGCGACCACAAGGCTACGGCGAACAACTGA
- a CDS encoding transposase produces the protein MPRFKTPDYGLKMIPVDFDRQVIPGSFEHALCHLVDHELDLAGLAARYRNDAAGAPAFSPAVLLKIVLLGYSRGLVSSRAIAAACRHNVLFMAVSGDSAPHFTTIAAFIAELGDEVARVFTQVLMICDRQGLIGRELFAIDGVKFPANASKT, from the coding sequence ATGCCCCGCTTCAAGACACCCGACTACGGGCTGAAGATGATCCCGGTGGACTTCGACCGGCAAGTCATTCCGGGCAGCTTCGAGCACGCGCTGTGTCATCTGGTGGATCACGAGCTCGATCTGGCGGGGCTGGCGGCACGCTACCGCAACGACGCCGCCGGCGCCCCGGCCTTCTCCCCCGCGGTGCTTCTCAAGATCGTTCTGCTCGGCTACTCGCGCGGGTTGGTGAGCTCGCGCGCGATCGCCGCGGCCTGCCGCCACAACGTGCTCTTCATGGCGGTGTCGGGAGACAGCGCCCCGCATTTCACGACCATCGCCGCCTTCATCGCCGAGCTGGGCGACGAGGTCGCCAGGGTCTTCACCCAAGTACTGATGATCTGCGATCGCCAAGGGCTCATCGGGCGGGAGCTCTTCGCCATCGACGGGGTGAAGTTCCCCGCGAATGCGAGCAAGACGTAG
- a CDS encoding MMPL family transporter, producing the protein MRHRITHAVHELETIVFRFPRAILAAIFLVTVFFALKVPGLQIYSAFEDLLPQSHPYIKLHNEIRGSFGGASQIVVALEVEDGDIFTNETLSRLHRLTQAVDNLPGVNHNQVSSLAHRTVRKIWLTESGEMISRLYYDPAQPKLTGEELATLRTDVMANPRVYGLMVSPDLKSALIKAQLNEADNIDYGKTFAELQAVRASEAADGVRIYATGSPVLIGWVYTYLSQIIQIFLYTLALMVALLVIYFRRLYGVMLPLLGVTLSSIWGLGFVSLMGWNLDPLNLVIPFLIAARAMSHSIQLVERYYFELGRTGDSRRAARDAFDDLFRPGSLAIIVDTVGILVLTLGAAPINTKMGYYAGFWGFSVIFTVLLVVPLLLHVLPPPRVAEARESVLRKVIVGLFGVVGSRGGSIAVLVSAAVLVAIGSWLSLGVQIGEAEPGSPLLYPEHDYNASSRAINERFPGSEELYVVARTAEKGGLKNPEVLRAIESFQNTMLHDPNVGGTKALPGLIRSVNGLIHNTDPRWNQIPSDANEIGGLMFTFMAASPIPGALNEYTNSDENLANVVFYYKDLQGQTIERAIALAEAAISAPGNAAPGLSIELAGGAIGVNAAINDAVRHDNFLIVPLVLTLSFAFVWAFYASLHAGWLMVLPMTFATVLTYAYMSVMHIGMNVNTVPVIAVGIGVGIDYAIYIMNRIREEMAALQDLAQAVMKAIATTGFAVSFTAMTLIAGVVMWIVLSDLRFQSDAALLLCLMLVFNVAAATLLVPAWVMIFKPRFITAVYLDEDQVLQVRERGWKADCTLIAQPA; encoded by the coding sequence ATGCGTCATCGTATTACCCATGCAGTCCATGAATTGGAGACTATCGTCTTCAGGTTTCCGCGTGCGATCCTCGCAGCAATCTTCCTGGTGACGGTCTTTTTTGCGCTCAAGGTTCCCGGACTGCAGATCTACTCGGCGTTCGAAGACCTGCTGCCGCAAAGCCACCCCTACATCAAGCTGCACAACGAGATTCGCGGCAGCTTCGGCGGTGCGAGCCAGATCGTCGTCGCGCTCGAGGTCGAGGACGGGGACATCTTCACCAATGAGACGTTGTCGCGCCTGCATCGGCTCACACAGGCGGTCGACAACCTGCCAGGCGTCAATCACAACCAGGTGTCGAGCCTCGCGCATCGCACGGTGCGCAAGATCTGGTTGACCGAGAGCGGTGAGATGATCTCGCGGCTCTACTACGATCCGGCGCAGCCGAAACTGACCGGCGAGGAACTCGCGACGCTCAGGACGGACGTCATGGCCAATCCGCGCGTCTATGGCCTGATGGTATCGCCGGATCTCAAGTCCGCGCTGATCAAGGCGCAGTTGAACGAGGCCGACAATATCGACTACGGCAAGACTTTTGCCGAGCTTCAGGCGGTGCGGGCGAGCGAGGCCGCGGACGGGGTGAGGATCTATGCAACCGGCAGTCCGGTGCTGATCGGCTGGGTTTACACGTACCTGTCTCAGATCATTCAGATCTTCCTGTACACGCTTGCGCTGATGGTGGCGCTGCTGGTGATCTATTTCCGGCGTCTGTACGGTGTGATGTTGCCGCTGCTGGGGGTGACATTGTCGTCGATCTGGGGCCTCGGTTTCGTCTCGCTGATGGGCTGGAATCTCGATCCGCTGAACTTGGTGATTCCGTTCCTCATTGCCGCTCGCGCGATGTCGCACAGCATCCAACTGGTCGAACGCTACTACTTTGAGCTTGGCCGGACGGGCGATTCGCGGCGAGCTGCGCGCGATGCGTTCGACGATCTGTTCAGGCCGGGATCGCTGGCGATCATCGTCGATACTGTCGGCATACTCGTGCTGACGCTCGGTGCCGCGCCGATCAACACGAAGATGGGTTATTACGCGGGCTTCTGGGGCTTCTCGGTGATATTCACGGTGCTCCTCGTCGTGCCGCTGCTGCTGCACGTGCTGCCGCCGCCGCGCGTCGCAGAAGCGCGTGAGAGCGTCCTGCGCAAAGTGATTGTCGGACTCTTCGGTGTGGTCGGCTCGCGTGGCGGATCGATAGCGGTGCTCGTCAGCGCAGCGGTGCTTGTTGCGATCGGATCGTGGCTGAGCCTCGGTGTGCAGATTGGCGAGGCCGAGCCGGGAAGCCCGCTGCTCTACCCCGAGCACGATTACAACGCGTCGTCGCGTGCGATCAATGAGCGCTTTCCGGGTTCGGAAGAGCTCTACGTCGTGGCGCGCACGGCCGAAAAGGGGGGGCTGAAGAATCCCGAGGTGCTGCGCGCGATCGAATCGTTCCAGAACACGATGCTGCACGATCCGAACGTCGGTGGTACGAAGGCGCTGCCGGGGCTGATCCGCTCTGTCAATGGCCTCATCCACAACACCGATCCGCGCTGGAACCAGATTCCGTCCGACGCGAACGAGATCGGGGGCCTGATGTTTACTTTCATGGCAGCAAGCCCGATCCCGGGCGCGTTGAACGAGTACACCAATTCCGACGAGAACCTCGCCAACGTGGTGTTTTACTACAAGGATCTCCAGGGGCAGACGATCGAGCGTGCGATAGCGCTGGCCGAGGCGGCCATCAGCGCGCCGGGGAATGCCGCCCCAGGACTGAGCATCGAGCTCGCCGGGGGGGCGATCGGGGTCAACGCGGCGATCAACGACGCAGTCAGGCACGATAACTTCCTCATTGTGCCGCTGGTGCTGACGCTCTCGTTCGCCTTCGTCTGGGCCTTCTACGCATCGCTGCACGCGGGATGGCTGATGGTGTTGCCGATGACCTTCGCCACGGTGCTGACCTATGCGTACATGAGCGTGATGCATATCGGCATGAACGTGAATACCGTACCGGTTATCGCGGTTGGTATTGGCGTCGGCATCGATTACGCAATCTACATCATGAACCGGATCCGCGAGGAAATGGCGGCTCTGCAGGATCTCGCGCAGGCGGTGATGAAGGCGATCGCGACGACCGGTTTCGCGGTCTCCTTCACGGCAATGACGCTGATTGCCGGCGTCGTCATGTGGATCGTGCTGTCGGATCTGCGCTTCCAATCCGACGCCGCTCTTCTGCTGTGCCTGATGCTGGTTTTCAACGTGGCGGCCGCTACGTTGCTCGTGCCGGCGTGGGTCATGATCTTCAAGCCGCGCTTCATCACGGCAGTCTATCTCGACGAGGACCAGGTTCTCCAGGTCCGCGAGCGGGGGTGGAAAGCGGACTGCACATTGATCGCACAACCGGCGTAA
- a CDS encoding DUF1329 domain-containing protein has translation MTRHIAGHGVIVVALACAAGTPHAATEADIEKSFFPYMHALPTAPGVAPGTVINQGNVANFEGVLDPGMQRYIREGAVEITVGATTSFDTNKSYVDATKVNAGKVKLGAKPGELVGYVAGRPFPEEPDAKDPRAGEKLAWNNRYGMNAYDGLAISPFYWKYINMDSGKVERNILFGFHFLKYTHRVSQAPVPEITPNPSKLYRATYVKVYEPQDVKNTQLLIQRYEDDTKLDDAYLYLGFQRRVRRLSTGQTTDAFLGSDIMIEDFEGYNGRISDMNWKYQGTANILMPFYNHNDMKLSDEYKEPDGYKYVAFGGKGGCFPSVTWQLRKVHILESSPIDTNHPVSRRVLYMDAQTSVISMSLVHDRKGDLWKTYVVGWTHPDFHLAKNKGSGITPFDAFTMIDIQAKHCTTGQLKAQLDAQMVPVSLFNVQNMRGGN, from the coding sequence ATGACCAGACATATTGCAGGGCATGGGGTGATCGTAGTGGCGCTGGCCTGTGCGGCGGGAACGCCGCACGCGGCGACCGAAGCGGATATCGAGAAATCCTTCTTCCCGTACATGCATGCCCTGCCGACGGCTCCCGGTGTTGCGCCCGGAACGGTGATCAACCAGGGGAACGTCGCGAATTTCGAGGGGGTCCTCGACCCGGGAATGCAGCGGTACATTCGGGAAGGGGCGGTCGAGATCACTGTCGGAGCAACGACCTCGTTCGACACCAATAAGAGCTATGTCGACGCGACCAAGGTGAACGCCGGCAAGGTGAAGCTCGGTGCAAAACCGGGTGAGCTGGTCGGCTATGTCGCAGGGCGTCCTTTCCCTGAAGAACCCGATGCAAAGGACCCGCGGGCCGGCGAGAAGCTTGCGTGGAACAACCGCTATGGCATGAACGCGTACGACGGCCTGGCGATCTCGCCGTTTTACTGGAAGTACATTAACATGGACAGCGGCAAGGTCGAGCGCAATATCCTGTTCGGTTTTCATTTCTTAAAGTATACGCATCGAGTAAGCCAGGCTCCGGTGCCGGAAATTACGCCGAACCCGTCGAAACTGTATCGCGCGACCTACGTGAAAGTATATGAACCGCAGGATGTCAAGAACACACAGCTGCTGATCCAGCGCTACGAGGACGACACGAAGCTGGACGACGCTTATCTCTATCTCGGTTTCCAGCGCCGCGTGCGCCGGTTGTCGACCGGACAGACTACGGACGCCTTTCTCGGCTCAGACATCATGATCGAGGACTTCGAGGGCTATAACGGCCGTATTTCGGACATGAACTGGAAGTACCAGGGCACGGCGAACATACTGATGCCTTTTTACAACCATAACGACATGAAGCTGTCCGATGAATACAAAGAGCCGGACGGCTACAAGTACGTCGCCTTCGGCGGAAAGGGCGGGTGCTTCCCCAGCGTCACGTGGCAGTTGCGCAAGGTGCACATCCTCGAATCGTCTCCGATCGACACCAATCATCCGGTGAGCAGACGGGTGCTTTACATGGACGCGCAAACCTCGGTAATTAGCATGTCGCTTGTGCATGACCGCAAGGGTGATTTGTGGAAGACGTATGTTGTCGGATGGACGCATCCCGACTTCCACCTGGCCAAGAACAAGGGCAGCGGCATAACTCCGTTCGATGCGTTCACCATGATCGATATCCAGGCGAAGCACTGCACGACCGGACAGCTCAAGGCGCAACTGGACGCTCAGATGGTCCCGGTCAGCCTGTTTAACGTCCAGAACATGCGTGGCGGAAACTGA